A segment of the Pseudomonas serboccidentalis genome:
CACCCTGAGCCTGAACATTCCGCTGCCGGAAGACACCGACATCTATATGCCGATGACCTCGCGGATCATTCAGCTGACCGTGCTGGACGTGCTGGCGACCGGCATGACCTTGCGTCGCGGGGTGGATTTCCAGCCGCATCTGCGCAAGATCAAAGAGAGCTTGAATGCGAGCCGGTATCCGGTGGGTGACGAGTTCAATTAGGACGCTTCGCGTAAAAGATCGCAGCCTTCGGCAGCTCCTGCATGATGTGTACGCCACCCCATGCAGGAGCTACCGAAGGCTGCGATCTGTTGATTTTCATGCTGCTGCCCACGCCTGCAAACTCAAATGCGCCTTCTCCCCCGGCGCCAGATGCAGGCTGTCCGTCCCGCCGGCCGCCGCTTCGACACAGACAAACTCTGCCACTTCATCCCAGCTCACGCCCAACAATGGCCGTGAACCCGGGTGCCAGACCACGGTGTCGGCACTGTCGCCGGTATCGATGCACAGCTCGCGCTGCCAGGCATGATCCTTGAGCTGCAATTCGCCGTCGTGCTGGAACACCCGCTGACAACCGCCATCGACGCGCAACTCGCCTTCCTGCTGGCAGGACTGGCGGCTCAACTGGTCGTAACCCTGCGCACCTTCTAGCCCAGACAGCGCTATCTCGCCGACATCGCCAATACGCCAGTAAGCGTGCAAAGCCTGGCTCAACTGGCACGGCATGTCGTCCTGATGCTCGGTGCTCAGGCGCAACTCCATGCGTTCGCCCAGATGCGCATGCAGGTCCGCCTGCCAGTCGCACAACTGCAACTGCCAATGCAGGCGCACGCCGTCGTCGGCACTGCTGCTGTCGATCAATTTCCAGTCGAGCAGCCGCGCCCAACCATGGGACGGCCAGGCGTTTTCACTCGGATGACGGCCATACCACGGCCAGCACACCGGCACGCCACCGCGAATGGCGCCAACGTGCGGCCACTTCGCCGCGCACCACAACCACGGTTTCTGCCCGCGTGGCTGAAAGTGCAGCAACTGCGCACCCTGCCGACTGAACACCGCCTGACACAGCGGATGGTCGATCACCAGCACATCGCGCATCTGATAGCGCTCCCAGGCGAACACCGGTCGTTCGCGCAGGGATTTGAAGAAGCGTTGCAGCGGATGCTCAGGCATTGGCCACGGTTCCGAATTCATCTGTTACGGGCTGCGCCAGCCCTCAAAAAAAAGCGGACAGCCTAGGGGGCGTTCTCAATTGTTTTTCCGACCGCGGCGGGTAAAACAATTGAGAACGCCCCCTCGCTGTCCGCAAATATGCGCACATAGAGAGGAGCTTATCGCAGACGCGTCAGAACGTAGACTGAATTTTCAGGCCAGCGACCAATGCGTTGTCCACTTCATCCACACCACCCGGGTGAGTGATGTACTGCAGGTTAGGACGTACGGTCAGCCAGTTGGTGACGTGGAAGCCGTAGTTGATCTCGTAGTTGTATTCGGTTTCACGAATCGGCGAGAACACCGGATTGTCGTAGTCCGAAACACCGTTGGAGACATTCAGCAGCTCGGCGTTTTTCTTCACGTCATCGTTGACGTGGATACGCGCCGCGCCAATGCCGACGTCATCCTTCGGACGTGCGTCGAACGGGCCTTTGTAGACAAACATCACCGACTGGTAGTTGTCGATGAAGTTGGTGTCCTTGTCGTGGAACGTGGCGTTGGCCGCAATGTTCAGACCACGAGTCGCATCACCGTTGTGGCTGGTGAGTTGCTGTTGCGCGACGAACCAGTAGCCGTGTTTGCTGCTGTGGGTCTTGTAGGCGTCGCCGGTGGTCGCCGCGTCGAAACCGTTGACGTCTTCACGCACATCGCTGGCGTCCGCCGTGCTCTTGTAGTAACCGATGCGGTATTCGCCCGGCAGGCTGTTGACCTTCGGCGACCAGACCAGCTCGACAGGAAGAACAGTACCTTTGGTGCCGCTGCCGCTGAGTTTGAAACCGTTGCCGTGTTCCAGCTGCGACGGGTTCTGGTTGTACGCACCGATCTGCGCGTAGAGCTCGTCGTTGATGTTGTACTTCACGCGGATCGCGGCCTGGCTGACGGGCCAGTTGTACCAGATGTTGGTCGCCCAGTTACCCACTTGCGAGCCGCAGAACGCCAGGTTCTGGAATTCGCACGGGAAGGTGTTGAAGTCTTCGCCTTCACCGAAGTAACCGGCCTTCACGTCGAGCTTGTTGTCGAAGAATTGGTGCTGAATCCACAACTGGGTCAGACGCACCATGTGGCCACGACCGTAGACTTCCTGCGAAGACGACAAGGTGCCGGCACGCGGATCGCCAACGCGGTCGTTGGAGATGTTTTGACCGTTACGGTTGGTCAGCTGGATCTTGGCCTGGGTGTTGTCCCAGCCCCAGAGTTTCTGCAGGTCCAGCGCCACGCCCAGACCGAACTGATCGCTGTAGCGACCGGTTTTGTCGTCGTTGTAGCCGCCATGCAGGTTGGCGCCCATTTCCCCAACGTAATCAGCCTTGATATCGATACCTTGCTCGATCAGCTTGGTACGCTCGCCACCCCAGTCGCCAGTCATCCATTTCGAATCGGAGCTGAATGCATCGGCAGCCATTGCATTGCCGGCCAGCACCAATGCCGCCGCAGCTGACACTTGGCAGATCAACCGGGCATTGACGTGTTTCTTTTTCATCCCTACATCCTCGTCTTTATTGTTATTAACTGTTTTTTTCCAACGTGGTTTACATAAAGTGCGGTGCTCGACAGACCGGGCACCGCGTGCTCCTTGTAGGAGTGAGCCTGCTCGCGATAGCGGTTTTACATTCAACATCTCTGTCGACTGATACACCGTCATCGCGAGCAGGCTCACTCCTACACTTGTTCCTCAGCGGCCTTTGAATTGCGCCACATTCGCCGACCGTGCTTCGGTCTGCGCCTGGCCCGCAACGCCCAGACGCTCGCCAGTCTTGGCATCGAACAACAACACTTTCGACGGATCGAATTGCAGTGTCAGGGTTTCGCCCACCTGCGGCGCCACGTCCGGCGCCAGACGGCAGCAGACCTTGGTGTCATTCAGGTTGACGAACACCAGCGTGTCCGGACCGGTCGGCTCGGTGACCTGCACTTGCGCCTTGATGCTCGGCAGGCCATTGCCCTCTCCGTTCGCCAGAACAATCTGTTCAGGGCGTAGACCGAGGATCACTTCGCGATCTTCCAGCCCGGCGTCCTGCATGCTCATCGGCAGCTCGCAGCGAGCCTGACCGCTGTCGAGGAGTGCCAGCAGACGACCGTCCTTGCGTTGCAGACGCAGCGGGATGAAGTTCATCGGCGGCGAACCGATGAAGCTCGCCACGAACAGGTTGGCCGGATCGTTGTAGATCTCTTTCGGCGTGCCGAACTGCTGGATGATCCCGTCCTTCATCACCGCCACTTTGTCGCCCAGGGTCATCGCTTCGATCTGGTCGTGGGTCACGTAGACCGTGGTGGTTTTCAGGCGCTGGTGCATCAGTTTCATTTCGGTGCGCATCTCGACGCGCAGCTTGGCGTCGAGGTTGGACAGCGGTTCGTCGAACAGGTAGATCTTCGGCCGCCGCGCCAGGGCCCGGCCCATCGCCACACGCTGTTGCTGACCACCGGAGAGCTGGCCCGGCTTGCGGTTGAGCAGGTGTTCGATCTGCAGCAGCTTGGCCACGCGCGCGACTTCTTCGTCGATCGCCGACTGCGGCATCTTGCGGATCTTCAGACCGAACTCGATGTTCTCGCGCACGCTCATGGTCGGGTACAGCGCGTAGGACTGGAACACCATGGCGATGTCACGATCCTTCGGGCTCATGCCGCTGACGTCCTGGTCGCCGATCATGATCGCGCCACCGGTGATGGTCTCGAGGCCGGCGATGCAGTTCATCAGGGTCGACTTGCCGCAGCCCGACGGGCCGACCAGGATCAGGAACTCACCGTCCTTGATCGACAGTTCGATGTTCTTCAGAGTGTCCGGCAGGCCGGCACCGTAGGTCTTGTTGACGTTGCGAAGTTCGAGCGTTGCCATGATTACCCCTTGACTGCGCCGGCCGTCAGCCCGCGCACGAAATACTTGCCTGCGACCACATAGACCAGCAGGGTCGGCAGCCCGGCGATCATCGCCGCTGCCATATCAACGTTGTATTCCTTGGCCCCGGTGCTGGTGTTGACCAGGTTGTTCAGCGCCACCGTGATCGGTTGCGAATCACCGCTGGAGAACACCACACCGAACAGGAAGTCGTTCCAGATCTGGGTGAACTGCCAGATCAGGCAGACCATGATGATCGGGGTCGACATCGGCAGAATGATCCGCCGGAAAATCGTGAAGAAACCCGCGCCATCCAGACGTGCAGCTTTCACCAGCGCATCGGGAATGCTCACGTAGTAGTTACGGAAGAACAGCGTAGTGAACGCCAGACCGTAGACCACGTGGACGAAGACGAGGCCGGTGGTGGTGCTCGCCAGGCCCATCTTGCCGAGGGTGAACGAGGCCGGCAGCAGCACGGTCTGGAACGGCAGGAAGCAGCCGAACAGCAGCAGACCGAAGAACAGCTGCGAACCGCGGAACCGCCACATCGACAACACGTAACCGTTCAGCGCGCCGATGGCGGTGGAGATGACCACGGCCGGCACGGTGATCTTGATCGAGTTCCAGAAGTAACCGTCAACCGTGGCCCAGGCCTTGACCCAGCCGATGCCGCTGACCACGGTCGGCCAGCTCAGCAGGTTGCCGGTGCTGATGTCTTCCGGGGTCTTGAAACTGGTCAGCAGCATCACCACCAGCGGAATCAGGTACAGCAGGACCGCGAGGATCAGCACCGCGTAGATCGCCACGCGACTGAGGCTGAAGGCGGGTTTGGCAGCGAGACTAGTCATGACGCTTGGTCCTCAGCTCGGAGTACAGGTAAGGCACGATGATCGCGAGAATCGCACCGAGCATCAGAATCGCACTGGCCGAGCCCATGCCCATCTGGCCGCGACTGAAGGTGAAGGAATACATGAACATCGCCGGCAGGTCGGAGGAATAACCCGGACCACCCGCAGTCATCGCCGCGACCAGGTCGAAGCTCTTGATCGCGATGTGGGCGAGGATCATCACCGCACTGAAGAACACCGGACGCAGGCTTGGCAGCACCACTTTCCAGTAGATGGTCGGCATGCTCGCGCCATCGATCTGCGCGGCACGGATGATCGACTGATCGACACCACGCAGGCCGGCGAGGAACATCGCCATGATGAAGCCCGAGGCTTGCCACACAGCGGCGATCACCAGGCAGTACACCACGCGATCAGGGTCGATCAGCCAGTCCAGACGGAAGCCTTCCCAGCCCCAGTCACGCAACAATTTGTCCAGGCCCATGCCCGGGTTGAGCAGCCATTTCCACGCAGTACCGGTGACGATCATCGAGAGCGCCATCGGGTAGAGGTAAATGGTGCGGATAAAGCCTTCGCGACGGATGCGCTGGTCGAGGAACACCGCCAGCAGCACACCGATCACCAGCGTGATGCCGATGAACATGCCACCGAACACCGCGAGGTTCTTGCTCGCCACCCACCAGCGGTCGTTGTCGAACAGTCGTGCGTATTGCGCAAGTCCCGCCCACTTGTAGTTGGGCAGGAAAGTCGAGGTGGTGAACGACAGCACGAACGTCCACAGGATGTAGCCATAGAAGCCCACCAGCACGATGAACATGCTCGGCGCCAGCACCAGTTTCGGTAGCCAGCGCTGCAGTGCATCGAACGGCGAGGCCTTGCTGAACACAGCAACAGAACTCATGGGGAAATCCAGTACGAGAGAAAAGGACTACTTGGGCAACTCGTCCCCTTGTAGGAGTGAGCCTGCTCGCGATTGCGGTGTGTCAGTTGATGAATCTGTTACCTGACAAACCGCTATCGCGAGCAGGCTCACTCCTACAGGGGCCAAGAATTACTTGGCCGACTGAACCGCCGCGCCCAGTTTCTTGGCCGCATCGGCCGGGTCGGCTTTCGGGTCGTTGATGTAGTTGGTCACGACATCAAAGAACGCGCCCTGCACCGCCAGCGTGGTCGCCATGTTGTGCGCCATGCTTGGTTGCAGGCCGCCGGATTTGGCGTCTGCCAGGAAGTCCTTGGCGGCGGTTTGCGCGCAGGAATCGAAGCCGAGCTTGTCCATGTTGTTCAACATGTCGTTACGCACCGGGATCGAGCCTTTGTTGATGCTGAAGACTTTCTGGAAGTTTTCACCCAGCACGACTTTGGCGATGTCCTGCTGACCCGCCGCAGTGCCTTTGTCTTTCTGCTTGAACACCGCCAGGGAGTCGATGTTGTAGGTGAACGCCTTGTCGGTACCCGGGAACGCTACGCACTCGTAGTCCTTGCCGGCGACTTTCTTGGCAGCGGTCCATTCGGACTTCGCCCAGTCACCCATGATCTGCATGCCGGCCTTGCCGTTGATGACCTTGGCCGCTTCCAGGTTCCAGTCCTGGCCCTTGCCGTCGGCGTCCATGTAGGTCGCGACTTTCTTCAGCTCGGTCAGCGCCTTGACCATTTCCGGACCGGTCAACGCCTTGTTGTCCAGGTCGACCAGGGCTTTCTTGTAACCATCAACGCCCATGACCGAGAGCACCACGGCTTCGAACACGGTGCTGTCCTGCCAAGGCTGACCGCCGTGGGCCAGCGGGATGAAGCCCGCAGCCTTGAGCTTGTCGCCAGCGGCGTAGAATTCTTCGAGGGTGGTCGGGTTCTTGGTGATGCCGGCTTTCTTGAAGACTTCCGGGTTGATCCACAGCCAGTTCACCCGGTGAATGTTCACCGGCACGGCCACATAATCACCGTCGTACTTCACGGTATCGGAGACTTTCTTGTCGAGCAGGCTGTCCCACTTTTCCGACTTGGCGACGTCTTTCAGCACGTCGGTGTCGAGCAGACCGGTGGACGCCCATTCCTGGATGTCCGGGCCCTTGATCTGGGCGACGCCTGGCGGGTTGCCAGCCACGGCACGGCTTTTCAGCACGGTCATGG
Coding sequences within it:
- a CDS encoding D-hexose-6-phosphate mutarotase — its product is MPEHPLQRFFKSLRERPVFAWERYQMRDVLVIDHPLCQAVFSRQGAQLLHFQPRGQKPWLWCAAKWPHVGAIRGGVPVCWPWYGRHPSENAWPSHGWARLLDWKLIDSSSADDGVRLHWQLQLCDWQADLHAHLGERMELRLSTEHQDDMPCQLSQALHAYWRIGDVGEIALSGLEGAQGYDQLSRQSCQQEGELRVDGGCQRVFQHDGELQLKDHAWQRELCIDTGDSADTVVWHPGSRPLLGVSWDEVAEFVCVEAAAGGTDSLHLAPGEKAHLSLQAWAAA
- a CDS encoding carbohydrate porin, with protein sequence MKKKHVNARLICQVSAAAALVLAGNAMAADAFSSDSKWMTGDWGGERTKLIEQGIDIKADYVGEMGANLHGGYNDDKTGRYSDQFGLGVALDLQKLWGWDNTQAKIQLTNRNGQNISNDRVGDPRAGTLSSSQEVYGRGHMVRLTQLWIQHQFFDNKLDVKAGYFGEGEDFNTFPCEFQNLAFCGSQVGNWATNIWYNWPVSQAAIRVKYNINDELYAQIGAYNQNPSQLEHGNGFKLSGSGTKGTVLPVELVWSPKVNSLPGEYRIGYYKSTADASDVREDVNGFDAATTGDAYKTHSSKHGYWFVAQQQLTSHNGDATRGLNIAANATFHDKDTNFIDNYQSVMFVYKGPFDARPKDDVGIGAARIHVNDDVKKNAELLNVSNGVSDYDNPVFSPIRETEYNYEINYGFHVTNWLTVRPNLQYITHPGGVDEVDNALVAGLKIQSTF
- a CDS encoding ABC transporter ATP-binding protein; this translates as MATLELRNVNKTYGAGLPDTLKNIELSIKDGEFLILVGPSGCGKSTLMNCIAGLETITGGAIMIGDQDVSGMSPKDRDIAMVFQSYALYPTMSVRENIEFGLKIRKMPQSAIDEEVARVAKLLQIEHLLNRKPGQLSGGQQQRVAMGRALARRPKIYLFDEPLSNLDAKLRVEMRTEMKLMHQRLKTTTVYVTHDQIEAMTLGDKVAVMKDGIIQQFGTPKEIYNDPANLFVASFIGSPPMNFIPLRLQRKDGRLLALLDSGQARCELPMSMQDAGLEDREVILGLRPEQIVLANGEGNGLPSIKAQVQVTEPTGPDTLVFVNLNDTKVCCRLAPDVAPQVGETLTLQFDPSKVLLFDAKTGERLGVAGQAQTEARSANVAQFKGR
- a CDS encoding carbohydrate ABC transporter permease, with protein sequence MTSLAAKPAFSLSRVAIYAVLILAVLLYLIPLVVMLLTSFKTPEDISTGNLLSWPTVVSGIGWVKAWATVDGYFWNSIKITVPAVVISTAIGALNGYVLSMWRFRGSQLFFGLLLFGCFLPFQTVLLPASFTLGKMGLASTTTGLVFVHVVYGLAFTTLFFRNYYVSIPDALVKAARLDGAGFFTIFRRIILPMSTPIIMVCLIWQFTQIWNDFLFGVVFSSGDSQPITVALNNLVNTSTGAKEYNVDMAAAMIAGLPTLLVYVVAGKYFVRGLTAGAVKG
- a CDS encoding carbohydrate ABC transporter permease, with amino-acid sequence MSSVAVFSKASPFDALQRWLPKLVLAPSMFIVLVGFYGYILWTFVLSFTTSTFLPNYKWAGLAQYARLFDNDRWWVASKNLAVFGGMFIGITLVIGVLLAVFLDQRIRREGFIRTIYLYPMALSMIVTGTAWKWLLNPGMGLDKLLRDWGWEGFRLDWLIDPDRVVYCLVIAAVWQASGFIMAMFLAGLRGVDQSIIRAAQIDGASMPTIYWKVVLPSLRPVFFSAVMILAHIAIKSFDLVAAMTAGGPGYSSDLPAMFMYSFTFSRGQMGMGSASAILMLGAILAIIVPYLYSELRTKRHD
- a CDS encoding ABC transporter substrate-binding protein, whose amino-acid sequence is MNAISRLATVISVASLFPLAILPLSVSAAESKGSVEVVHWWTSGGEKAAVDVLKAQVEKDGFTWKDGAVAGGGGATAMTVLKSRAVAGNPPGVAQIKGPDIQEWASTGLLDTDVLKDVAKSEKWDSLLDKKVSDTVKYDGDYVAVPVNIHRVNWLWINPEVFKKAGITKNPTTLEEFYAAGDKLKAAGFIPLAHGGQPWQDSTVFEAVVLSVMGVDGYKKALVDLDNKALTGPEMVKALTELKKVATYMDADGKGQDWNLEAAKVINGKAGMQIMGDWAKSEWTAAKKVAGKDYECVAFPGTDKAFTYNIDSLAVFKQKDKGTAAGQQDIAKVVLGENFQKVFSINKGSIPVRNDMLNNMDKLGFDSCAQTAAKDFLADAKSGGLQPSMAHNMATTLAVQGAFFDVVTNYINDPKADPADAAKKLGAAVQSAK